The stretch of DNA ATTTATAATTAACTGGATATACCGAAGACGGGATTTTTTGCATAAAAAAAAGCTAAGGGAAGAATACTATGCCAAATATAACCAAGATAACAACAGGCGTGATCTGTAGTGTATCGGTAATCATTGGCATTGTTTTGAGCGACTACGCAGATGATATTCGAACAAGTAAAGCGGGGCTTGAAATTATTGGCAATGCCGAATCATGTCGTCGTGAGCCATATCATTGCCCTGCGGGAATTTTAACTATTGGTATTGGCTCAACAACAGGCATCATCGAACAACGTAAATATGATAATAATGAAATTGCTAATCGTTGGGTTAGCGACATTAAAGCGGCTGAACAATGTGTAAATCAATTTGCTAACGGTGCAAAGCTGCCACAATCTATTTTTGATGCCGCCGTATCAATTACCTTTAATGTTGGCTGCACAAAAATGAAAAGTTCGACGATGTATCGATATCTTAATGTTAGCGAATATAAAAAAGCGTGTAATGAATTGCCTCGTTGGAATAAATCAAACGGTAAAGTATTGAATGGTTTAGTCATTCGAAGAGAAAAGGAACGTACATTATGTCTAATCGATTTAAGTTAATTCTTGCAAGCGTTGCAATATTAATTTTACTCTTTTTAGGGTTTATTTGGATTGATATCCGCAATACTTATATTGAGCTAGGGGGCATTAAAACCGAGCTTTCACAGATCAAAGCTGAATTTAAGCGATATCAAGTATTAGCACAAAAAGTACGAGACATTGATGATAAATTTACTCAGGAGCTCACTCATGCAAAAGCTGAAAATAATAAGCTGTACAATAATGTTATCAATGGTATTGGCCGGTTGCAGCTCAACATCAATAAAGCCGCCACCGCCAACTTGGATGATGCAAAAACCTGCGAACTCACTGGAGAAACTCGACAAAATTATTATTTACTCCGAGACGACATCATCACCAAAGACAACATGATTGTCGCCTTGCAAAAATATATCACCAATATTTGCTTAGCTAATTAACGATTATTCCACTTACTTAGGCCGACTTATGTCGGCTTTTTTTATTGCCTAAAACTATGAAAGGATCCTAATTATGATCGAAACTGACATTGAGCTTGCCCTTATATCGCTTTGTGATGGACGCATTAGCCCATTAGTTGCAAAACCTGGCACTGAAACGCCGTATATTTGCTATCGAAAAAAATCTGAATCATCAATTGATGTCTTTGATGGACCAATTGGTGCGACATATTGTTTTCAAGTAAATGTTTTTGCCGATGATATGAAACAAGCTGAAACGATTAAAAATCAAGCGTATGAAAATTTGAAATCTCTGCAGCCTTATAATATTAAAGGGATGCAGCGTTATGATAAAGATAAAGCACTATTTTGCGCAACGTTAGAGTTTTCGCTTTAATTTCTCGTTATTTTTTTGTTGTAAGGTGTCATTATAGTGTAAAAATTAAGATGATAAAGCAACATTAGAACCACTCTTTTTAAAATTTAAAGCCAACCTTTATTTAATTAATGCTTGGTTTTTTACTCTATGCTATGGATAGCTTTCAGTCTTTTGTAGATCCATGAAGTATGACTATCGCCTTATATATAGTATTTAAATATATACCATAAAATAACTTAAAAAGGGAAACGCAAATATGAAAATGACAAATCACGTATCGAGTGCTTCTAAAATTGACGCTAGCTCAATCGCTGTTGACCAAGCATTACTAACGGCAGCTAAAGCAGAAAAGGAAGCACTAATAAGAACATTATTATGCTTAGTTTATATGGAAAGCGGCTCAACAGATAAAATCGGTATCGAGGAAATTAGCTATCAATTAGAGCAAGAATTAAAAGACTTAGGTTTTAGTGTTACTCGTCATCCAAATAACGGCTCCAACGGTGGGCTTGTTGGTATTGGTGATAATCTTGTCGGTGTATTAAAAGGAAATGGTGGTAAAAATATTATGCTACAAGCCCACCTAGATACTGTCTACCCTCGAGATACGATAAAAAAATCACCTTTTTATATTAATGGAGACTTTGCCTATGGTCCGGGAATTGCTGATGATAAAGGTGGGATTGCAGTAATACTACATAGCCTTAAATTACTGAAAGATAGGAATTTTAAAGACTTTGGCTCAATTACCGTATTATTTAATACCGATGAAGAGCAAAGCTCTGTTGGTTCAAAAGACTTAATTACTTCAACGGCGGAGTTAAATGATTATATTTTATCTTTTGAGCCGACAACGATCAATCCAGAAGGTTTAATTTTAGGTACGTCAGGCGTTGGCACGGCAAGGGTTAAAATTACCGGTAAGGCAGCTCATGCTGGGGCTGAGCCAGAAAAAGGCGTTAATGCGCTTATTGAAGCAGCTGATTTGATACTACGCACGGCAGATTTAGATCAAGGGCCTAATGGATTACGTTTCAACTGGACAATGGCTGAAGGCGGCGAAGCAAGAAACGCCCTACCCGCTCATGCAAGTTTATTAGCTGATATTCGTTTTCCAACTAATGAACTCTTTGACGCTTTCAAGCCAGTATTGGAAGCGAGAGTTGCTAATCAAAAACTTGCTGATACTAAAATTGAGCTACTTGTCGATATAACTCGGCCAGCCTTTGATGTCACTGCCGATAGCAAATTACTCATTGATAAAGCCGTTGAGATCTATAAGTCAATTGGCCATAATTTGGTAGTTATTCCTAAAACGGGCGGAGGAACAGATGCTGCTTTTGCTGCACTATCAGGTAAACCCGTTATTGAGGCTTTAGGTTTGCCTGGCACCGGATATCACTCTAATAATGAAGAGTACGTCAATTTAGAGGCAATACCACGCAGGCTTTATTTAACCTCTAAATTAATTATGTTACTTGCACAAGGCAAATAATATCAATCTACCGGGCATATTAATATGCCAATCTAACTCAAATATTTATTTGAGTTATAACTGAGTTCTTATCGAGCAATCAATCACAGCCACTTCTAAGGTGGCTTTTTTTATTTATGGAGAAAATTAATGGCGAGTAAATATGAATTAACCCAAGGAACTAAATTAAGTGTATCTAAAGCTGCCGCAACGGAAGCAAATGCTGCAACTGCAGTATGGCTTGATCTTGGCGGCACCGTCACTGAATTTAGTTATAACGGCGGTCAAAAATCAGATATTGAAGTGACAACGCTAGCATCGACAGAACAAGAGATGACTAACGGCTTACCTGCGCCTGGCGAAATTACATTTTCAGGTAACTGGGTTATTGATGATGAAGCACAAAAAGCATTACGTGCCGCTTATGACAACGACGCAACTCATGCATTTAAAATCACGTTTCCATCAGGTAAAGGCTACGCGTTTATGGCTGAAGTGCGTCAAAACAGCTTCTCAGTGGCTAAAGGTGCAGTGGTAACAGCGTCTTATACATTACGCATGAAAGGTAAATTAGTTGAAATCTAATTAATAAGGAAGCGACATGACAAATTTAAAAAAATTAATTTCTGCTAAAAATGCCGGCTTCCGAACGACCACACTGACCGTCCCTGAATGGGGCGGTATTACTGTGGTACTAAGGGAACCATCGGTTGGTGCATGGTCAATTTGGGCCGAAACACTACGCCAAATTGAAGATAACAATGATGCTGATGATAAACATAGTAAACGCATTGAAGCAGAAGCCATCTTATTTGCCTCAACCTTATGCGATGAAAAAGGTAATATTATTTTTGATGGTGAATACGATGATCTTATTGCTAATTATGGCCCTGTTCATTCCCGTTTACTTAATCAAGCATTAGAACTATCTGGAATGGGTAAAACGCCGATCGAGGATGCTAAAAAAAAGTAGCCGACAACGCCGATCTCTTTTTTAAAATGAAACTCGCTTTAAGGCTTGGTATTACACTTTCAAAGCTCGAAGAATCAATGACAGCACGTGAATTTTATTTATGGATTGGCTTTGACAAGTTAAGCCCCATTGGCGATGAGCGTAGCGATATTCAAGCCGCCCAAGTGGCTGCTGCCATTTATCAATCTAAAGGGGCGAAAGTCGCGTTATCTGAATGTTTGCTCGATTTTAGTGGTAAACAGAAAAATGAAAATATACAAACATTGGAATCATTGTTTGGGCAGTTAATAAGTAGGTAAAATATGGGATCAAAAAGTGATGTAAATGATGGGCTTACTATCCTTGGTTCGACTCTTCAGAAAATAGGCCAGGCAGATTCTATACCTCATTTCATAGGATTAGTTGGCGATACATTGATTGAGACATCGAAAATAATTCAAGAAAAAGAGCAACAAATAAAGCAAGATGCATTAGCCGCTACTAAAAATATTGCAGTAAATGCAGCAAAATTGGATAGCGCAACGTATAATCAATTAAATGCTATTGGTTTGGATACATATAAAGACTTTATTAATAGTGGTCAATATATAAAAACGATTCAGGACGAAATTAATCAGCTTAATGCTAAAATTGATTATATAAAATCGGGTAATATAAATGATTTTTTAGATACGCACTTAAATGGTGGAAGAGATAAGGTTGAATATGAATTAAGTGAAGAGCTAATTTATAAATTAGCTGAACTGGACGATGCTAAGGGTAATGATAAGAAACTGCGTGATTTTTATTTAGAAATCAGAAAGCATCAAAATGCTCAAATTGGTCCTCCTCTACCTAAAGATTATAAAGAACCAGAATTACAAAAATCTATAAGCCAAGTTAGTGATTTACAACAATACCAACAGCAAACTCAGTCCTTGCTAGAACAAGCTAGTCTTTATCAAAATATACTTAATTATCAAGGTATAAGCGTGGATTTAGCTCAAGAACGTCTTAATTGCCTTAATAAAGAAAACCAAAAGATTGTTGAAAATACCAATATTCAAAATGAATTTCAAAAGCAGAAAGCATTAGAAGATGAAAAAAAACAGCGCCTTGAGGAAGGGCAGAAATTAGTTGATCAATATAGCATACCTCCATTATCTGAAACTGAAAAAGTCGATAAAGATGAAGAGAATAAAATTAAAAAATTAAATGAATGGTATTCTCTTAGCCAGGAATTAGACCGCAATAATAATGAAATTCTACTAGAGCAAACACAATTATATCATGATGCTAAGACAGCAATAGAAGAAGAGGCATCTAAGAAGCGCCAAGATATTTCGAATGCGGAGAATATTGTATTACTCAACTCATCAAGCCAATTATTTGGTTCTATGGGCGATTTGATTGGCGCATTTGGTGGAGAATCAAGCAATGCTTATAAGGCAATGTTTGCAATAAGCAAAGGATTCTCAATTGCCAGTGCAACCCTGAGTATGTTTACTAATATAGGAAAAGCAACCGAAATGGGCTTTCCTGCCAATTTACCTCTTATTGCGCAAGCTATGGCACAAGGAGTGTCAATTGTCTCGTCGATAAAAAGTACAAATTTATCCGGTATGGCTCACTCAGGCATTGACTCTATTCCAAGCGAAGGGACATGGTTATTAGATAAAGGTGAACGCGTGGTTGATGCGCGTACTAATGCCGATTTAAAAAATTTTTTACAGTCCTCAAATCAAAGCCAATCAGGCTTTAGTGTTAACGTGCCAGTATCGATTAGTGGTGGTGATGTATCTGAAGAAGATGGCAAGCAACTTGGTAGCATGATTAAACAATCGGTAATGAGTATTATTCAAGAACAACAACGGCCAGGTGGCGTACTTAACCGATATTAATTTTATTTTCTAAAACCCCGCAACTGCGGGTTTTTTATTGCATAAAATTTAAGGTAACCATATTTGGGGAAAATTATGGAACAATTTCATTGGCATGTTATGCCAAATATGACAGAGCGCACGCAGCCTAGGGTCAAAACCATTAAATTTGGTGATGGCTATGAGCAGCGGCAACAAGATGGCATCAATAGTGATTTAAGAACCTATGAAGTGACATTAAAAGTACTAAGGCAAGAATCACAGTATATTGATCGCTTTTTAAGTGAGCATAAAGGTGTTAAAGCTTTTTTATGGCGTGAACCTAATCGCCACCGTATTATCACGGTTAAATGTCCAACTTGGTCAACTTCTGTTGAAAATACCGTTACAACGATAACCGCAAGTTTTGAAGAGGTCGTCGCATGATCTTACAAAATAGCTTATTAGAGCTAAATAAAATCGAACAAGATGCAATAATTGAGCTATTTGAAGTTGATTTAAGCAAAATTGTTGGTGATAAAACGATATTCCGCTTCCATAACGGCATGAATGAAATGCGTCAAGCAATCATTTGGCAAGGTAATATTTATGAACCTTACCCAATTAAAGCGCAGGGCTTTGAAAAAAGCGGACAAGGCACCAGTAATCGGCCAACCTTAACGGTAGCTAATATTTCAGGACTAATTACCGGATTAAGTCAGGATTATGACGATTTACTTGGCGCTGTTGTAACGCGGCATCAAGTAATCGTTAAATTTTTAGATAGTGGTAACTTCAATGGGGGCAACCCAGCAGCTGACCCTACTCAAGAAGTCATATCAAATTATGTGATTGAGCGATTAACCAATTTAAATTCTGAAACAGCAAGCTTTGAACTGGCACTGCCGTGCGAATCCGATGGTGCATTAATTCCAGCTAGAGTAATAATTGCTAACACCTGTACTTGGCAATATCGTTCATCAGAGTGTGGCTATACGGGTAAAGCTATTGCCGATGAGTTTGATAAACCAACTGATGATCTGAGCAAAGATAAATGTAGCCGCTGCTTAAAAGGGTGCAAGTTCCGTTTTGGTGAGCACGGCATTTTACCTTTTGGTGGTTTTCCTTCCGCAGCAAAACTCTCTTAACGAGTGTAATGGATGATGAAAAAACAAATTTTAAAGCATGCAAAAGCGTGTGGTGATAATGAATGCTGCGGGCTTATTATTGAAAATAAACGGTATATTGCGTGTAACAATATTGCCCTTGATCCTCAAAATAATTTTGAAATTTCACCCGATGATTGGGTGGGCGCTGAAAATCAAGGCGAAATAACGGCAATAGTTCATTCTCACCCCAATGGTTTGCCTATTTTAAGTCAGACGGATCAACTATTTCAAAAACAAACTAAACTCGACTGGTGGCTAGTTTGTCATAACAAAATTTACCAATTTAACGCCATTAAGCCACTACTTGGTCGTGATTTTAAGCACGGTGTAGATGACTGTTTAACCATGGTGATTGATGCTTATATGCTAACTGGCATCACTATCCCTAATTATGAGCGGCAAGATAACTGGTGGAATAAAGGCCAAAACCTTTATCTCGACTTATTACCCATCAATGGCTTTTATCAAGTTGATGATATTCAAGAGGGCGATATTATTTTGGTCTGTTTAGGCACTAAAGTACCTAACCATGCGGCAATTTATATCGGTAACCAGATGATGTTACATCACTGTCCAACACGCTTATCAACACGTGACTTATATAACGGTTATTGGCTTAAATACACACACTCAATTTGGAGGCATAAAGCATGGCAACCATCCGTTTTTATGGCGATCTTAAACAATATGGCACTAAATTTAAACTAAATGCCGACACAGCAGCCGAAGCACTTAATGGCTTATATCTGCAAATAAAAGGCTTACGGCAAAATATTATGAATGGCTATTTTCGCGTCCGCATTAATGGCCATGATATGACAGAGGATAGCTTGAAATTTGGTATGCATACTAAGTTAACCGAGGATGCGGTGATCCATTTAGTTCCTCAAGTTGCTGGGGCGAAAAGTGGAATATTTAGT from Orbaceae bacterium lpD04 encodes:
- a CDS encoding phage tail protein yields the protein MEQFHWHVMPNMTERTQPRVKTIKFGDGYEQRQQDGINSDLRTYEVTLKVLRQESQYIDRFLSEHKGVKAFLWREPNRHRIITVKCPTWSTSVENTVTTITASFEEVVA
- a CDS encoding phage tail tube protein, giving the protein MASKYELTQGTKLSVSKAAATEANAATAVWLDLGGTVTEFSYNGGQKSDIEVTTLASTEQEMTNGLPAPGEITFSGNWVIDDEAQKALRAAYDNDATHAFKITFPSGKGYAFMAEVRQNSFSVAKGAVVTASYTLRMKGKLVEI
- a CDS encoding lysozyme, coding for MPNITKITTGVICSVSVIIGIVLSDYADDIRTSKAGLEIIGNAESCRREPYHCPAGILTIGIGSTTGIIEQRKYDNNEIANRWVSDIKAAEQCVNQFANGAKLPQSIFDAAVSITFNVGCTKMKSSTMYRYLNVSEYKKACNELPRWNKSNGKVLNGLVIRREKERTLCLIDLS
- a CDS encoding phage tail assembly chaperone, which produces MTNLKKLISAKNAGFRTTTLTVPEWGGITVVLREPSVGAWSIWAETLRQIEDNNDADDKHSKRIEAEAILFASTLCDEKGNIIFDGEYDDLIANYGPVHSRLLNQALELSGMGKTPIEDAKKK
- a CDS encoding C40 family peptidase; protein product: MMKKQILKHAKACGDNECCGLIIENKRYIACNNIALDPQNNFEISPDDWVGAENQGEITAIVHSHPNGLPILSQTDQLFQKQTKLDWWLVCHNKIYQFNAIKPLLGRDFKHGVDDCLTMVIDAYMLTGITIPNYERQDNWWNKGQNLYLDLLPINGFYQVDDIQEGDIILVCLGTKVPNHAAIYIGNQMMLHHCPTRLSTRDLYNGYWLKYTHSIWRHKAWQPSVFMAILNNMALNLN
- a CDS encoding glutamate carboxypeptidase, with the translated sequence MKMTNHVSSASKIDASSIAVDQALLTAAKAEKEALIRTLLCLVYMESGSTDKIGIEEISYQLEQELKDLGFSVTRHPNNGSNGGLVGIGDNLVGVLKGNGGKNIMLQAHLDTVYPRDTIKKSPFYINGDFAYGPGIADDKGGIAVILHSLKLLKDRNFKDFGSITVLFNTDEEQSSVGSKDLITSTAELNDYILSFEPTTINPEGLILGTSGVGTARVKITGKAAHAGAEPEKGVNALIEAADLILRTADLDQGPNGLRFNWTMAEGGEARNALPAHASLLADIRFPTNELFDAFKPVLEARVANQKLADTKIELLVDITRPAFDVTADSKLLIDKAVEIYKSIGHNLVVIPKTGGGTDAAFAALSGKPVIEALGLPGTGYHSNNEEYVNLEAIPRRLYLTSKLIMLLAQGK
- a CDS encoding lysis system i-spanin subunit Rz — encoded protein: MSNRFKLILASVAILILLFLGFIWIDIRNTYIELGGIKTELSQIKAEFKRYQVLAQKVRDIDDKFTQELTHAKAENNKLYNNVINGIGRLQLNINKAATANLDDAKTCELTGETRQNYYLLRDDIITKDNMIVALQKYITNICLAN
- a CDS encoding phage minor tail protein L — translated: MILQNSLLELNKIEQDAIIELFEVDLSKIVGDKTIFRFHNGMNEMRQAIIWQGNIYEPYPIKAQGFEKSGQGTSNRPTLTVANISGLITGLSQDYDDLLGAVVTRHQVIVKFLDSGNFNGGNPAADPTQEVISNYVIERLTNLNSETASFELALPCESDGALIPARVIIANTCTWQYRSSECGYTGKAIADEFDKPTDDLSKDKCSRCLKGCKFRFGEHGILPFGGFPSAAKLS
- a CDS encoding DUF4035 domain-containing protein — translated: MKLALRLGITLSKLEESMTAREFYLWIGFDKLSPIGDERSDIQAAQVAAAIYQSKGAKVALSECLLDFSGKQKNENIQTLESLFGQLISR